The genomic region tattttcaggatttgttcaggattttttaatgaatagaatgtttttttttattaaacgtaatgtgctgaataaaactatttaaaaaatctcactcaccccaaactttttaactttttttaaaaggtggtacttttgtacttttttttattggaatATCCTTGCAAAAAAGTCCAGGTTTGTTGGTTTTACAATAGTGGACTGTTaccttcatttgaacaaaatgcACCCCAAAACTGGGAATATAAAAGCAGATGTTGGGGTGTGTTGTGGTATATCCCATCTGTTTTTTAGCTAATACTATTATTTGCTAAATAAACACATTCCGTGGGGCTTTACGAGGATAAAGACAATCACACACTGATCAGAAAGCAACTTTGTTCTCTTTTGAACAGAGATAAGCTCTGCCCATTCCATCTGTCTGACTGGTTGGCTTTaacattgtaatatattaattatcaTGATTGACAGATATATTAACTCAGCACTGAAGATGTGCAATGGACCAACATATACAGTAGCCCACATAAGCCTGTATAGATGCTTTATGCACTGTTATCATGTTTGGATAAGTTAGTGACACATCTGTGTATGCAGCAGACTTCCTGTGTTGTGGGCCCTGTCTGAGTGTGTGGTTAATATCAATGGGTAAGCCTGTGGAATTAGAGCAGCTGGCAGCCCATGCAGCTTTTGAGAATAAGGATAAGATATAGTTAGAGGGATTGAGGCCAGTGTGTAGATTAAAGAGGGTGTTTGAGACCAGGATGCAGTGTTTACTGTATTCACACCCAGAATGTCAACATATCCAACTCATCTTTTCCCATATATGCGATTTTCAGTTGAATTTTGTCTAATTTAGGCTATACTGAATTTAAAGACCCTTCTGCAGCTGTAATAGTTTCTAAGCAAAGTGTCACTCATGCTGATGGAATGTAGCTTTTAAATTGACAGTTTTGCATGCAGTCAACATTCCTTTTTTCCCACAAGACAGGGTGCAAGGTGTTGATGTCATCACTAGCCACAGATGTTTTTagtgttctttatttatttttccttctttatttatttttttaattaagcattAACAGTTTATATGAGTAAAATGGAAAGCAACCTGGTAATATTAGTAACAGCCAATCAGTCCAATATCTTGATGAAGACCAACTAATTTTCATAATGAGCCTCAGGCCATTGTGGCTTCATTTCATGAAAAGGGAATATACTTCTGTTCTACTGATTTTTTGCCAATTCCACAGGCAAGTTAGAGGCACAGAATGTTCATATCTTGAAGGAATATTCTATTTATACCCCATTTTTTCCATACTAGTTACATTTGACCATACCCAGACCCTGTTGCGTAATAAACAAATGGCTCCTCATTAAGATTTAGTATgacttttatataataataaaaaatcacggCGCTCAATATAAAAGCACAGAATGACTGCAATGAATCACCCTATAATGTTATTGTTAAGGTTGAACCCTGATTCATGCACTCATTCTCAACTTCCTCTCCATTGTCATAAGGCAGAACCAGACAACCACCGGAAATTCCCTTGTGCCCCTCTTATTAGCCCATCCCTTGTCTAATCCTGGTGCGCCTAAGGTGCAATTACATAATGTACTAATTTACAATGAGGTCCTCACCCAAAACATGGAGAATACTTGTGAAAGTTTTGAAAAATGATGAAGTCAGTTCAGGAGATTTTGATCCTTTGTGACTTAATTAAGCATCTAAAACGTCTACAAATGTGTTATAAAACACCCACAGAGGAGTTTGTGATTTTCAATACATGTTTTCTTTACTGTAACCTTAACTGGCACCTTAATGTTGTAAAGTTGGATCAGCTTATAGTCTCGTATTTATGTGCAGCATGACTTGGATCATGGAAGGTCAAGTTGTCTTGAACATTCAGAGTCATACAGTAGGAGTCCTGAAGGAATTACATAAAATACTCTGTTTTCATCTTAAAAGAAAAGCTTCTTTCTTGAGCACTAGGTTGCCAATATTCATTtcaataacattatttattgaGATAAATGtggtgtttaattattattattattattattattatttttgtcttagcACTTAAGGATTTGAGTTTAGGTCAGCAATATAGCTGTTTTGACAAATGATAAAGTATACAGCTTCTTTGGATGTCTTGTAGAATCTCTTTTttcttggttattattattagatgATGAACCATTTTAACGTCACATTTGTTTCTCAACAGTGCCTGAAGATCTCTCActtgaagagagagatgaactgtCCAACATTAGATGGAGGAAAAAAGAGCTACTAGATGACATTGAGGTATCTGCTTTAATGCAGCCGTTATCATTTagaatcattaagatattaagtgaTCATTACAAGTTCTACCTGATGGGAGCTGAATGTCATTGGACAATACACtgcatgcattttaagaatattaaggCAGATTATAGATGAACTTGATTATCTTCAGTGATATAACTTAAGCAACCACTTTTTCTGTTATTCTTGCAGCGGTTAAAGTTTGAGATCTCGGAAGTCATGACAGAGATCGAACATTTAACGTGTGTCAGAGAGACGTATGTTTCTTGTTGTTTAACAGATTACAACCCTTTCTATAACATTTAGATAATATTAGttcatatttgttattttaaaagagAACTTTTTTGTTTTTCGCCACATTACAGAAAAAGCACGCAGAGGAACAAGCAGATTGCTGTcggaagaaagaaattcaatatGGATCCTAAAAAGGTATTATTGTTTTGATTTCTTTATTCACCATaccatatataaaataatgtccAGGTTCATGTGTTACATTGAGCCTAAGCAAACATCATGAAGTGGGTAACATCCTTGCAGGGAATCCAATTTCTTTTGGAGAATGATCTTCTGCAGCACACACCTGAGGACATCGCACAGTTTCTCTATAAAGGCGAAGGCTTAAACAAAACTGTCATAGGAGATTATTTAGGGGAACGGTAAGTCACATCACCCTCATTCACATAGCAAGACCAGTCTTGATATCTTTGCAAAATATATGTGCGTTGTCCGCTCTCTCTGGAAATGACTTCCTCATTTGTAACAGCTGAAAATGACCACAAGtttccaaaacaatatttagcatATCACCCAGACTGCATGAAGGCGCCTTATCTCACCCTTACCGACAGGATTagatataaaatgttattattgccACCCAGTGCTACATCTATCAATATCAAGACAAATGAAggtgtaattgtaattgtaaaggTCTGCAAAACTTTAGTTGCTCAGCATTGTCCCATGATGCATGTTTACAAAAAAAGAGACTAAGCTTGATCTACAGTGTAATAGTTGTCAGATATAAAAATAGCCTTGTCCACGTAGGCATCCTGTCCAAGTTGATAACCGTTATCTTGGCTATCCTAGCCTGAAGATCAATTGTACAGTCGTCCATTTGATTTGGTACTAGAAAATGTGGTTATAGATAATACATAGCTATTACTGTTAATTGTATTTACGAGGAAGAGCTGGAAGCTGTAATCATTGTGTCTCTGTTTAAAAGAGTTTGGAGATGTGGTTCTATCTTAGCTTGTGTAATCAGGCATGCTGTGATACATCATTTCATTACACTTTATGTTCATATCTCTATTTTTTTAAGACCCTTGTATGTATTCAAATGATAGTTTTTATGTCCATACACCAAACATGGTCTTACTTAATTGTTCTTGTGTGAAACCCTGCTGTAGAAAACTGAACAAATGAACAGTGACTGACTGAAGTCTGTACAATTTTTTGATTGACCTCTGCTAAAATGAGTGCATGTATCTCTGGAGATGGAGCCTAGAGCGAATGAGGAAATAACTACTGCTGATTAAACCTTATTTTCCCATTATTTTTAGAGATGACTTCAACATTAAAGTTTTGCAGGCCTTTGTGGAGCTTCATGAGTTTGCTGATCTCAACCTGGTGCAAGCATTGAGGTGAGATAGATGTTTTCTTCACCATTCATTATAACACCACTATATGGAAATGGAATCATAAGAAATGTCATTAAGCTGTAGTATTTGTATACCTAGAAATTAGCAGAAATGTTCATTTTCAAAGATCACTAACAATTTCAATAATTTTTGCCCAGCTAACAACAAAAGAATGTTTTGCTAACATTTCTATAGGCTATGAAAATTGTATTTCTGAATGTTCAGAACCTCCAAATGTTAGAGAAACCGGTAAGGGAATGTTCCATTTGATCATTTTGCTAAATTTACTAAGtggtaaaatgtaattaatcttATATTAACATTACTGGAAGAAGAAACTTTGCAAGAAACCTGCCAAGTCTTTGAGAGAACTACTTTCTTGCTATTCAGAAAAACTAGAACAAATTTCATTGTTTGAACTAAAAGACTTGAAAGACATATTTGAACGATTTTCAGACATGTTTGTTCTGTTTgaagttaaacaaaaaaataaaatgggacaAAATGTTCAGTCATTAAAACATAATGTGAGTGACGTAAGCCATTCATTGTCTTTGCATCACTCTGTTactgctattaaaataaaatcatacataCTCATTTATTCTCTCAGACAAAGGTCCATCAAGTAACCATTATAATTTTAAGTGTCATTCCCTTTTCTCCCTGGCAGACAGTTTTTGTGGAGTTTCAGACTTCCTGGTGAAGCACAGAAAATTGATCGAATGATGGAGGCCTTTGCTACTCGATATTGCCAGTGTAACCCAGGTGTCTTTCAGTCCACaggtatgattttttttcagtaGTAAACGTGCCTTCTTCCTGAACCCTTCTTTGTGGCCTAAACCCCTCATATGCCTAAAGCTCTCATtcagcattaaagggttagttcacccaaaaaatgagacttcggaacacaaattaagattttttttaatgaaatccgagagctttctgactttgcatagacagcaacacaactaccactttcaaggcccagaatggtagtaaggacattgttaaaacagtccatgtgacatcagtggttcaaccttaattctAGGAAGCTATGAGAATATGCGCGTTCACGAGAGTACCACAATGTATGCGTATGGTGCTGCTGACACAgcagtcacatggactattttgatgatgtccttattacctttctgggccttgaactttGGTAGTTGCataatgggtttggaatgacatgagggtaagtaattaatgatagaatttttatttttgcatgctgGGCAGTGTCTCTTGAATTACAGCACACTTGGAGTATCTGTAGGAAATCTGGTCCTCTGAGGGCTGAGCTTTATAACTGCAGGGATAAATAGCGGAGATGTTGGCACACACTGTTATTAGAGACTGTATAAAATGCAGCACCACAGAAATGGACTAAAGACACTGTGCTAAAACAAAAGCGCAAGggaataattatttattcataaacagAGTCTGCAAATGTCCAAAGCATTAATATCTTTCTTTCAGCATGGAGACATACATAGAGATgaagaaacattaaaaactggCCTGTATCTTGCATCAAACTctatgctttcaaaatgtatcatTTAGAAGTCaactaataaaacattaaaatgagtcGCATGCTTAAATTTTATTTGCCATTTCTGGACCTGCAGAGCTGAGTGATCGATCCAAGTTTCTGCTCTCCACAGACACGTGCTATGTTCTCTCATTCTCCGTCATCATGCTCAACACCAGCTTGCACAACCCTAATGTCAGAGACAAGCCCACGGTGGAAAGGTTCATAACCATGAATCGGGGCATCAACGAGGGAGGAGATCTGCCTGAGGAGCTGCTCAGAGTGAGTCTCTGTGTCATTCTGTGATGGAGAGAGCTGCACACTCATCACTAAGTTATGTTTGTAATGATAAAATATGCATGTGCATATtgcgtttttttcttcttcttagaaTTTATATGAAAGCATTAAGAATGAGCCTTTCAAAATTCCTGAAGACGATGGGAATGATCTAACTCACACATTCTTTAATCCGGACAGAGAGGGATGGCTGCTAAAACTAGGTgtgtatatctatctgtctgtatgccTGTCCATCTGCTCCTGTATCTAGCGTTCTTTCACAGTTTGAAACCCATGAGTTTCCCCTTATAGATTGGATTTAATATGGTATTATCCAGCACCTCGCTCAATAACTATTTTACATTATGGCTCATACAGCAGATTTGCTACTGTGACATCATTCAAagttattcgttttttttttttgtagtttagtttttttatgattCTTTATCCATCAAATGAATTTTGGAACTACAGTAATTCTGTGTCATGCAGTGCTTTGTTATTGTCTGTTATTTGAATTGTAGGGGGAAGAGTAAAGACCTGGAAGAGGAGGTGGttcattttgacagataactgTCTGTATTACTTTGAATATACAACAGTAAGTACAACTGCTCCATATGTCCTGTTTGGGCAATACATAGATTTAAGATTCATCTATAAAATGCATTGATGATAGCTAGTGAGATATATGTTAAAGGAAGTCACATAGAAGAGGAAGTGAGGTAAAAAAGAGTAAGCAAACAGCCAAGACCACAAGCAGACACAAGCACTTCTTACCAGCTTCACATTTACAATAAAGAAACACTCTTTCATCTATTGATGTATTTCTGAAGTTTTGGCGGAACTTTGAACCACAATTTGCTATTTGTTCATTTCAGCTGGTATAAAGAGAGGAACATTCTCATTTTAGAGCTTTTGATTGGACTAAAAAATTTGTGTAGTCCATCAGTAAGCACATGTTAAATGGGTACACATGCTAAAAATGAATTTTGTGAGTGTTTATGAGTACACTAGCATATATATATGACCTCAAAGTGAATGCACTTGGactaaaacccaaaacacactcCCTGTTACAACTTCCCCGCTGTGTCATCTCATCAGCAAAGTGGAaggaaataatgcattttttcccTAGTCGTGTGCCAGATTTAGATTAAGAAACAGACAGTAGTTGCTTAATGTGCACATAGTTAGTTCCCTCACTTTTTTATATCCCCATCATCTATTTCCCGTTAAAGGAAACATATTGCGGATTAAGACTAAGACTAATTCCtttaataagaaataaacatAGTGGATTAATGGTCTGTTACTCATATGTTCACAGGACAAAGAGCCTCGGGGGATCATTCCACTGGAGAATCTTAGTATAAGAGAGGTGGAGGAACCAAGAAAACCAGTATGTTTACTACTTCAAGCTCTCAGTTAAATTATATTCTGTAGTTAGTCTTTAAGAAGAATCCTACATTTAGTTATCCTAAGTTAGTCATCAAGAAATGAAGTAAAAGGGACCGTTTCATGCTTCAAACTTTCAGAATTGCTTTGAGCTCTACAACCCCAGTCATAAGGGACAGGTAATTAAGGCATGCAAGACGGAGTCTGATGGGAAGGTGGTGGAGGGGAATCACGTGGTTTACAGAATATCCGCACCCACGCCAGAGGAGAAAGAAGAGTGGATCAAATCCATCAAGTAAGGCTTCACCGTGTCAGCCCTCATTATTCTCTTCTCAGATAACCGATGTGTGCTGGTtgtaggtcacacacacacacacacacacagatgctcaGAAAGGAACATTGGCTTCTCTTATCATAGAACATCGCCATTGTGCTGATAAGATGAAGCTAGAGTCTTCAGTGTTTTAGACCTTGGCTATGCACTGCAAAGAAATATCTAATTAGATATTAAGATTTGTTTTCAGATAATATTTCTTGAATTGATTTATAGTGTGTATTTTTTAAAGCACAATTCTAACCAAATTTTGTgaggtttttactttaaaaaaaaactgaataaatattaTTGTTTGAGTGGATGCTAAAATCAATAATTCTtcttcaaactgaaaaaaatcttAGTATCACAATTTGgattaaatgtaatcattttatttacgtttttactggaaaacaggaTAAAATATCATAGTGTGGTGCCTATATAAACCTCACACTTTAGGGCTGACAAGACTATAATGAATTCTGAGTGACCCACATCCTCTGAAGGTTAAATGGTCTTCCCTGAAGATAAATCAGCATTTATCACTGGAGAAAGGGAAGCCAAAGACCACTTAGTCTCTTACTGTGAACCCATGACTCTGACTTTGTTTTCCTGCCTAAAACAGACTTGATTTAACTGAATTGGAATACATATGTTCGGGTCTTATCTAGGTCTCTGAAGGCCATTTGTGTACAGTTGTTAAACAAAACTGGCACTGTAGGCGTCTATGTAAGTGTCTAGTTAACACATGTCCTCTGACTCAGCTGGAATTGTGGAACTGCTCTGTGGTCAGTTTAGCCTGGAGTTTTACATCAAAAGCTGCCTCAGCATGTCCTGTGGGACTGCCAAAAAATCTGTGCCACCCAACCCCTACATAAAAGAACCCTCTATCGTTTTATAATCAGGTCGACTGCTTCcaaaaaatattgttattgttttatgtGGATGTATATCTTGATGCTGTGATTGTACAGtttatgttttattgttgttatccTACAGGGCAAGCATTAGCAGGGATCCTTTCTACGACATGTTGGCTACTAGGAAACGGCGAGTGGCCACTAAAAAGTGAGCCATAGACCTTTCGAGTTCGGCCTTAATAATCACTCTTTAAGTGGAAACCTTCACATGAGGATGTTGCAAGAGGCGACAAACAGAGACATGAGCAAggacaatattttaaaaatgatggGGTCTGTAGGTCCTGATGTAATGTAAGGGATGTGTATTAAATATTTCTCTCCAAATGGATTGTATGGGGGAAACATTATGGTGATAATGCAATTATATGctgaatgtgtgtttgtaagaaagaaCTTTGCTTTAAGAGTGATGAATGATTCAGCTATGCTTCAATGTCGGCTTAATTTCATGTGACGGTCTATTATAGAGTAAGTAGCACCCCCTGCTGCTTACAACAGGAACTGCTATCGCAAATTTCCAGGTATCGTTATGGAGATGTTCTCAAGTCAAAATCCAAATTTAAGCTCTGGTAATGTATAGATGTGGATGAAATCTATGTAAGATATACCAGACTGCTGGTGATGTAAATTCATAAGTAGTCTATGGATACAGAAAATAGATCGATATGGCAGGGATCCATGCTGAATAATTTTAGTACTATATGGTAATTCAACTATTGTCTTAATTGCATCAGTAGttttaaatgactttattttgtcaGTTGTGACTTTATTATGTGTCTTATCATTATAATCCAAATCAGCCGGACTGGTTGCATTAATTGgaagaaaaaattattaatactatatttattatgtttctaaGGTCCTTAATAGGCCTAgtattatataaaatactgtaaaaatcaaTTTCTGACGTTCTCTTAATACGCTAATATTATATGATGACTTTATAAGAATGCAAACTCTATACTCTACACCCGTTTGTATTcacctttttatttaaatggttgctaATATAagtgttttgttgtatttatgtaATAATGACAATGTTAACTGAAcctaattttttttaccatgtttgcaaataatacacacacacacaaataatatcaCAAAagccataattatttttttattatttgaactattttagAAACTCTATGGATCTAAAATGGATGTATATGCAATTTTTGTATACAGCTATTCAGCTGAGATATTTTAAGTGAAGGGTGTATAACTCTGTAAACATGAAACTCATTATTTCTCATAGTTTATTGCAAAGTGTACAGGAAATACTCATAGATACACTGCGAAAATATTAATCAATATGATTTAAATTAACCAGTCAACTGTCATTACCGTCCAGTTCCATGTAGGACAGCAATACTAATCAGTGAAATATAGAGAATACGATTTATGACAAATTCATCAACAATGAGGCCCCCTTTTCTAGGTTTACCTGTTAAGACAGACAAAACCATAGCGATGCGCAGCCAAACCCAGCTTAAAATCGAATACCTGCATAATTTTATTTAAGGTTTTAGGATATTACTATTatagttaatataaataaaaaagtcactATTATTCTGCtcaacatttctatggtaaatatGCAGCATGCTCTGAAGACTGTATTTCCGAACCCTGTGTGTGTAAATAGTAATTCAGATATCTCAGATGAAACAGATTTGTCATTACGGTCAATGAAGCCTTTGGCACTGatctaataaaacatttttatgttgAGATTCTGCAAAGATTTGACTTCATTGAGGACACAGAGAAGCTATTTCTCCAATTATTCGTGAGCTGCTTGTCCTGTCCTACATCTCACTGTAACGGGTATCCACTGCAGGCCTCCACCCCAATTTTACTCTACTACCTAATTGTGGCTCTTCCCACTTTTAAGTTTCCAGGCTACAGTGCATATCCTTTACTTGGAAAATGAGGTGGTGTACATAAATGGTAAATGCTGTAATTATaccattggtttttttttttctctctccaagcAATATTCAGTGTCCTCTACTAATATTTGTATAGTTAGTAAACATGAGCCAATGGACTGGAAAATGTTGTTACTGTTTATCCTTTCATTTATTCAAAACACTCACAAAAATGGCACCCTCAATCACAGCCAAACGAATAATAAATACTTTCTTCAACCTATTTTTGTCAAGATAAGCGTTCAGAGTCTTTTTGAAGAACGTGGCAAGGGATGCCATCATTTTAAATCTATAAATCACTAAACAAACCATTTTTCTCAAATTAATAACAGATCCCAATATTAGTTGAGGGAATTaattctttttttcccttttctttctcATGTACTTAGGGAGCCATGTTgcattagtaataaaaaaaagttgaagtATTTTGAATGTTATTGCTTTGCAAGTACTGTGCATTCTAGTCTACTAATTAATAATTTCGTGCAGTTCTACATTAAGCcgctttcattgtttttttttttttgtcgtatTTTAGATGTAAATAAATGACCATTACAGCATGGTTTGCTGGTGTATAGGGCAAAGGAAAATTAAAGTCTGTCTTAAGCTGTTACGATTACTGAAATATAGCTGAAACAAAGAAAGTGCTGCACTTTGACATCAACTAAGATATTTttcacagaacaaaacaaatcTCACAAGTCATTCTTTATATGTAAAAAGGAAACCCTGCCCTTTACAAAACCAAACACTTCCCATCTTCACATAAGTTCATTCACTCCAACAAAACTTTGTAAACATAGTGAGAGAAAAATTACAATTTCAGACATTAAGGCTGTTTCCTCTCACTCAACATATTGTACACTGTATACATTTTCTTTGACATGCTACAGTAAAATGAAGCTGAATATAACCATTTTCATGTCTGTTTCATTttgctgaagaagaaaaaaaaaaaaaagttgacaaatgttcagagaacatggTCTACATTACGAGTGGCTTTACAGAAAGTTTCTCTATTGAACTCCTGATACAGGACCAAAAACAAACAACTGATAGTACAGTTCAACTTAAATTCACAGTATTATCTTGACTAAAATCAAAGCGGATTCAAGAAAACTAAACAATgagagttaaaaacaaaaaagatgcaATGAACTTGCATTCTAGATAGGTTTGATTGAGGAATTTCAGAGAGAGTAATACAGTGAGATGCTAAAAAGAGAGGTACAAGAGACAGCAAAGCAAACATCTTATGTCCTCAAGTGTGTCCAGGTTAACTGTGATGTAAGTGCACACGTAGCATTAGCAAAGGCTGCTCCTTTGAGACCGTTCTCTCAACCGATATGTGAAAATGGTGACATCATAACTTGAAGCCAAGAGACAAGCAGTCTTTCTCCGCCGATGCAGCATATAAATGTTCTTGTCGTTCCCAAGTTCGATTCCTTAAAGGGAGCGCTCGTCTCATCTTCACAAGTGAGAAAATCCTGAGTCTGTATGTCTGAGCAGCAATTCTGATGTTAAGCTCCAGGCTTTTGTTTTAATCGCATATATTAACTTCATATAGAATTCTTTTTTCCCATGATCAAAAGTTCATTTATGTACAGTGTACTTAAAAATCCATAgccttaaaaataaagaaaaacgaaaaagacaaaataatgaaACTTTAAAAATCATCTCGTGGTAAAAATACAATATGTTCTAAATGTTTAGCACCATGTCAGGGACTGTAGCTGTAGATTTTGTTTTTCACATGCTTGCATGGGTGGTTTTCATAGTCTTCAAATAAagagagagggaacgagacaattAGAGCTGagcttattttgtttaaaaaaaaaaaaaaaatcttaccttaGGTGTGATCAAGAAATCACCTTCCCTTTAGTGAGGATGTGTGGCTTTCTGTGAAAACCAGAGATCAGTCAGTGCAACTAAAACAACCATAAAAAACATATAGCATTAGATTtagcatgttttattacattatacTTACTTCAACATCTGAAAGGGTCCTGTGACAAACACCGTCCACATCTCCATTTCCATTTGAGAGTTTCTTTGTGCCGTTGACAGTGGTAGAATgatcaaaatatttgtatttgtctttATC from Carassius carassius chromosome 40, fCarCar2.1, whole genome shotgun sequence harbors:
- the cyth3a gene encoding cytohesin-3; the protein is MNVDEDNRVPEDLSLEERDELSNIRWRKKELLDDIERLKFEISEVMTEIEHLTCVRETKSTQRNKQIAVGRKKFNMDPKKGIQFLLENDLLQHTPEDIAQFLYKGEGLNKTVIGDYLGERDDFNIKVLQAFVELHEFADLNLVQALRQFLWSFRLPGEAQKIDRMMEAFATRYCQCNPGVFQSTDTCYVLSFSVIMLNTSLHNPNVRDKPTVERFITMNRGINEGGDLPEELLRNLYESIKNEPFKIPEDDGNDLTHTFFNPDREGWLLKLGGRVKTWKRRWFILTDNCLYYFEYTTDKEPRGIIPLENLSIREVEEPRKPNCFELYNPSHKGQVIKACKTESDGKVVEGNHVVYRISAPTPEEKEEWIKSIKASISRDPFYDMLATRKRRVATKK